The Sediminispirochaeta smaragdinae DSM 11293 genome has a segment encoding these proteins:
- a CDS encoding glucose 1-dehydrogenase — MKACEKFSLEGKTAVVTGATRGLGQGIALGLAEAGANIVCVGRSDDSGTREKVKALGREYLNIRLDVALPESPDLIIEKAVSAFGKIDVLVNAAGITRRAMALDVSRKDWQDVLDVNLTGLFFLCQAAARQFVKQGHGGKIINIGSMTSYQGGIKVIPYTASKAAVRMITMHMCNEWAPYGIHVNCIAPGYMVTDMTAPMRGEASRMAETNTRIPMERWGVPEDLAGAAIFLASEASDYVNGFTIAVDGGFLAKS, encoded by the coding sequence ATGAAGGCTTGTGAGAAATTTAGCTTGGAAGGAAAGACTGCGGTAGTGACCGGGGCCACAAGAGGGCTCGGCCAGGGCATTGCATTGGGGCTTGCCGAAGCCGGAGCCAATATCGTGTGTGTTGGACGAAGCGATGATTCGGGAACTCGTGAGAAAGTGAAGGCTTTGGGTCGTGAATACCTCAATATTCGACTTGATGTAGCACTTCCTGAAAGTCCCGATCTTATCATTGAGAAGGCGGTGTCGGCTTTTGGGAAAATTGATGTGCTGGTAAACGCCGCCGGAATTACAAGGAGAGCAATGGCGCTGGATGTCAGCCGTAAGGATTGGCAGGATGTCCTGGATGTAAATCTGACTGGTTTGTTTTTCCTTTGCCAGGCTGCTGCACGGCAGTTCGTCAAACAGGGACATGGAGGGAAGATTATAAACATAGGCTCCATGACCTCGTATCAGGGAGGCATCAAGGTTATTCCCTATACCGCTTCGAAGGCCGCGGTCAGGATGATTACCATGCACATGTGCAATGAGTGGGCTCCCTACGGTATTCATGTCAACTGCATTGCTCCCGGATATATGGTCACCGACATGACTGCTCCCATGCGGGGCGAGGCTTCGCGCATGGCGGAAACAAATACCAGGATTCCTATGGAGCGATGGGGAGTTCCGGAAGACTTGGCAGGGGCTGCTATCTTCCTCGCCTCAGAGGCTTCGGACTATGTGAATGGATTCACCATCGCCGTGGACGGCGGATTTTTGGCAAAATCCTAA
- a CDS encoding Gfo/Idh/MocA family protein: protein MKRKFRVGLVGCGSIAENAHLPILSEMDNVELVGVIAKRLASAQTAKERYGISHAVENIEQLIELGLDCAFVLSPKECHHEHVLALLNAGLDVFSEKPMGCSLSEMEEMVEASEKSGKALMIGFNRRYAPVYRKAKEVYGTLSPDVIIAQKNRPASEYRATLENAIHMVDLLRYFCGECEDVQAISKFTDPYYETLATAQMTFSNGTVGMLVADRASGQWVETFQMHGHNKSVLVNCPDTVTVVDHEESHTTDMTPLAMGWAQVADKMGFRAEDEHFFSCLETGETMLTNAADSFKTHLLMHKILKAAGLPDLE, encoded by the coding sequence ATGAAAAGGAAATTCAGAGTCGGGCTGGTGGGATGCGGCTCGATTGCAGAGAATGCCCATCTGCCGATTCTTTCGGAGATGGATAATGTTGAACTGGTCGGTGTTATCGCAAAACGTCTTGCCAGTGCCCAAACCGCAAAAGAGCGATACGGCATTTCCCATGCCGTAGAAAATATCGAACAGTTGATTGAACTTGGCCTCGATTGTGCCTTTGTTCTCTCGCCCAAGGAATGTCACCATGAACATGTGCTTGCGTTACTCAACGCCGGCCTCGATGTGTTCAGCGAAAAACCCATGGGATGCAGCCTTTCCGAGATGGAGGAAATGGTTGAGGCCTCGGAAAAGAGCGGCAAGGCCCTGATGATCGGTTTTAACCGTCGTTATGCTCCTGTATATCGGAAAGCAAAGGAAGTGTACGGAACCTTGTCTCCCGATGTCATCATAGCCCAGAAAAATAGACCGGCATCGGAATATCGTGCAACTCTGGAGAATGCCATCCATATGGTGGATCTCCTGCGCTACTTTTGCGGTGAGTGTGAGGATGTCCAGGCAATTTCTAAATTTACGGACCCCTATTATGAAACCCTTGCGACGGCGCAAATGACTTTTTCGAATGGTACCGTCGGTATGCTTGTCGCCGATCGCGCAAGCGGGCAATGGGTGGAGACATTCCAGATGCACGGCCATAACAAGAGCGTCCTTGTCAACTGTCCCGATACCGTAACTGTCGTGGACCATGAGGAGAGCCATACCACCGACATGACGCCCCTTGCCATGGGCTGGGCTCAGGTCGCTGATAAGATGGGATTTCGTGCCGAAGACGAGCATTTTTTCTCTTGCCTTGAAACAGGAGAGACGATGCTTACCAATGCGGCGGATTCCTTTAAAACTCATCTCCTGATGCATAAAATTCTTAAGGCCGCAGGCCTTCCCGACCTGGAGTAG
- a CDS encoding sugar phosphate isomerase/epimerase family protein: protein MKIAGHTMGTPEYSLEDALRLFKKIGLDGAEIIVQDGYRCALEEKTSTDTLRELSRLAKDLSLEIPCLTPYFSRFNDLDEGIREKEIEGMCKVITYAEILGAKYIRLYGGNFGQDERDEDGKKRGCLVESLRFLGEIAKKHGVSLVLENHFNTMTVSARESVDISYAINHPSVGILYDQANLTFTGNEEYETAIPLQFDKSWYVHVKDFVFRGNDHTFSSSDVSHPQEEERKVVTRIVGEGILDWPAILQMLKDRGYSGWLSLEYERRWHPQDIPDASLGMKQSAAFLRKIIRDLK from the coding sequence ATGAAGATTGCCGGTCATACGATGGGAACACCGGAGTATTCACTTGAGGATGCTCTTCGGCTTTTCAAGAAGATTGGACTCGACGGAGCCGAGATCATTGTTCAGGATGGTTACCGGTGTGCACTGGAGGAAAAGACATCCACTGATACGCTTCGGGAGTTATCCCGTCTTGCAAAAGATCTGTCCCTTGAGATTCCCTGTCTGACTCCCTATTTTTCCCGGTTCAACGATCTTGACGAGGGTATCCGAGAAAAAGAAATCGAAGGCATGTGCAAGGTTATCACATACGCAGAAATTCTGGGGGCCAAGTATATCCGCCTGTATGGTGGAAACTTCGGTCAGGACGAAAGGGATGAAGACGGGAAAAAGCGCGGCTGTCTGGTGGAAAGTCTTCGTTTCCTAGGGGAGATTGCCAAGAAACATGGGGTCTCTCTGGTGCTGGAAAATCACTTTAATACCATGACCGTATCGGCCCGGGAAAGTGTTGATATTTCCTATGCTATTAACCATCCTTCGGTAGGTATTCTCTACGATCAGGCAAATCTGACATTCACCGGAAACGAAGAATACGAAACGGCCATTCCTCTGCAATTCGACAAGAGCTGGTATGTTCATGTTAAGGATTTTGTCTTCAGGGGAAATGACCACACCTTCTCATCATCTGATGTATCACACCCTCAGGAGGAGGAGCGGAAGGTCGTGACCCGAATTGTCGGAGAGGGAATTCTTGACTGGCCGGCAATCCTGCAAATGCTTAAAGATAGAGGTTACAGCGGCTGGTTGTCGCTTGAATATGAGCGGCGATGGCATCCGCAGGATATTCCCGACGCATCGCTTGGAATGAAGCAGAGTGCCGCATTTCTGCGAAAGATCATTCGAGATCTGAAATAA
- a CDS encoding tripartite tricarboxylate transporter substrate binding protein — translation MKKRVFLALIVTFLLFSGEVFANGEKEYPNQNINVIVQYSAGGGTDLSVRGVLDAAKETLPSGTNFAVSNVTGGAGLIGLNQVVTSPSDGYTLGVLNTDLVINYCLGRTKISVEDFEPIACALIDPFVLIAAADAPYTTFEEFIEYAKAHPNEIVIGETGMGAAPSLAVLAIEQFFDVKFKTVSYGGSADCVTAIVGGHINATIAQTVNAASQVQAGNLRFLASMSEERLSTYPDVPTMKESYADIDFFMPGFCIISAKADVDPAKVEYLRSVLRPAIDSDAFQKTLKTMGMQTINMDGAETKAFLADQLKLYSKLCKDISVK, via the coding sequence ATGAAGAAAAGAGTTTTCCTGGCCCTGATCGTAACATTCCTGCTGTTCTCCGGCGAGGTTTTCGCGAATGGAGAAAAGGAATACCCGAATCAGAACATCAACGTTATCGTTCAGTATTCTGCCGGCGGTGGAACGGACCTGTCCGTTCGTGGCGTTCTTGATGCAGCGAAGGAAACGCTTCCTTCCGGTACCAATTTTGCCGTTTCCAATGTTACCGGAGGTGCCGGCCTCATCGGACTGAACCAGGTGGTCACCTCTCCCTCCGACGGTTACACCCTCGGCGTGCTTAACACCGACCTCGTCATCAACTACTGCCTGGGGCGAACCAAGATTTCCGTAGAAGACTTTGAGCCTATTGCCTGCGCCCTGATCGATCCCTTTGTGCTGATTGCGGCTGCCGATGCGCCGTATACAACCTTCGAAGAGTTCATCGAATATGCAAAGGCTCATCCGAATGAGATTGTTATTGGAGAAACCGGAATGGGTGCGGCTCCCTCGCTTGCGGTCCTTGCCATCGAGCAGTTTTTCGATGTCAAGTTCAAGACGGTATCCTATGGAGGGAGTGCGGACTGCGTGACCGCGATCGTCGGCGGACATATCAATGCAACCATCGCCCAAACCGTCAATGCGGCATCGCAAGTTCAAGCCGGGAACCTCCGTTTCCTTGCCTCGATGTCCGAAGAGCGGCTTTCCACCTATCCTGATGTTCCAACCATGAAAGAGAGTTATGCAGATATCGATTTCTTCATGCCCGGCTTCTGCATTATTTCTGCCAAGGCCGATGTAGATCCTGCAAAGGTGGAATATCTGCGAAGCGTTTTACGGCCTGCAATCGATTCTGATGCATTCCAGAAAACGCTGAAAACCATGGGAATGCAGACAATCAATATGGATGGGGCGGAGACTAAGGCCTTCCTTGCCGATCAGCTGAAACTCTATTCGAAGCTTTGCAAGGATATCTCTGTCAAATAA
- a CDS encoding tripartite tricarboxylate transporter TctB family protein: MKKYNIGTAILLICVGIYVIHYSGGFDPIVNGTPGPGFWPRILGVLLIFVSTLLAVTTIFTRKQLADHLIDFKAKGFRQVVKLFAVMILFGVGLNFIGFLPSSLLFVVLVMWIMGVRSIPKICIASFAITISIYVIFAVALGLVLPKGKLFY; the protein is encoded by the coding sequence GTGAAAAAATATAATATCGGAACCGCGATACTGCTCATCTGTGTCGGGATCTATGTGATTCATTATTCCGGCGGATTTGACCCAATTGTAAATGGAACCCCGGGACCAGGCTTCTGGCCGAGAATTCTTGGTGTCTTGCTCATTTTCGTCTCCACGCTGCTTGCTGTAACGACGATATTCACACGGAAACAACTTGCCGATCATCTGATTGATTTCAAGGCGAAGGGATTTCGCCAGGTCGTTAAATTGTTTGCCGTGATGATTCTCTTCGGTGTTGGACTTAATTTTATCGGCTTTCTACCTTCGTCATTGCTTTTTGTTGTACTGGTTATGTGGATCATGGGCGTGCGAAGTATACCAAAGATCTGCATTGCAAGCTTTGCAATCACCATAAGCATTTATGTCATATTCGCAGTGGCTTTGGGCTTGGTTTTGCCCAAAGGAAAGCTTTTCTATTAG
- a CDS encoding tripartite tricarboxylate transporter permease codes for MSAFFQALASVISPASLLSLFSGALCGVWVGVMPGLSSVMGMSIMLPLTLSLSGSNGIMMMLGIFCGAIYGGSVTAILLNTPGTANSAATCLDGNPMAIKYKQPGRALSISTTGSTFGGMFSSVMLLITAPLLAKVALKFSAPEYFALAVFGLSVVTSVSSTSVLKGIIGAILGLLLATIGMDSFTGDFRLTFGTIYLSGGISFIPVLIGLFAFSQGLITVEETFNKKKEEVQKTKIERIFPSRQDIKTIFPSLVRSSLIGTLIGAIPGTGGDIAAWVGYNEAKRWSKHPEKFGDGAPDGIAAPEAANNAISGGALIPLLTMGIPGDACTAIMLGALMMQGISPGPLLFTEQTEKVYLIIVGLFFANVFMAIIGFSGIKFFSKIVNVPNHLMTPIIFVFCFVGTFAINHNINDVYLMIICGILGYFIIKMEFSIPPIILGLILGATIENNYRRAMALSDGNAWIFFQRPISCVLLIIGIISLFYPLFFPIIKRKLAVRKSRRSNV; via the coding sequence ATGAGCGCTTTCTTCCAAGCTTTAGCATCGGTTATTAGTCCGGCGAGTCTTTTGTCGTTATTTTCGGGGGCTCTCTGTGGTGTCTGGGTCGGTGTCATGCCCGGCTTATCTTCTGTTATGGGCATGTCGATTATGCTTCCTCTTACCCTCTCGCTTTCCGGTTCAAACGGCATCATGATGATGCTGGGGATTTTCTGTGGGGCAATCTATGGGGGGTCGGTCACCGCAATTCTCTTGAATACTCCAGGAACGGCGAATTCGGCTGCTACCTGTCTTGATGGGAATCCCATGGCAATCAAATACAAGCAGCCCGGTCGTGCCCTTTCTATTTCCACTACAGGCTCTACCTTCGGGGGAATGTTTTCTTCCGTTATGTTATTGATAACGGCACCCCTGTTGGCAAAGGTCGCTCTGAAGTTCAGTGCACCGGAATACTTTGCCCTGGCTGTGTTCGGCTTATCGGTGGTTACCAGTGTATCCAGCACGAGTGTGCTGAAGGGAATTATCGGAGCCATCCTCGGTTTGTTGCTTGCAACGATCGGCATGGACAGCTTTACCGGAGATTTCCGATTGACCTTTGGGACGATCTATCTTTCGGGAGGCATCTCCTTTATTCCGGTTCTCATTGGTTTATTTGCATTTTCTCAGGGGCTTATTACCGTTGAAGAAACCTTCAATAAAAAGAAGGAAGAGGTACAAAAGACAAAGATAGAGCGGATCTTTCCATCCAGACAGGATATCAAGACAATTTTTCCGTCTCTTGTTCGTTCCAGCCTTATCGGTACCTTGATAGGTGCGATACCGGGGACAGGTGGCGATATTGCCGCCTGGGTCGGCTACAACGAGGCAAAGCGCTGGTCCAAGCATCCCGAGAAGTTCGGCGATGGGGCTCCAGACGGCATTGCCGCTCCGGAAGCCGCAAACAATGCCATAAGCGGCGGTGCCTTGATTCCCCTTCTAACCATGGGAATTCCCGGCGATGCCTGTACCGCAATTATGTTGGGTGCCTTGATGATGCAGGGCATAAGCCCAGGGCCGTTACTGTTCACCGAACAAACCGAAAAGGTCTATCTCATCATCGTGGGATTGTTCTTTGCCAATGTTTTCATGGCAATCATAGGCTTCAGCGGTATCAAGTTTTTCTCAAAGATTGTCAATGTTCCCAATCACCTGATGACCCCCATCATTTTCGTTTTCTGCTTTGTCGGAACCTTCGCGATCAATCATAACATTAACGATGTCTACCTGATGATTATCTGCGGTATCCTTGGCTATTTCATCATCAAGATGGAATTTTCTATTCCTCCCATCATTCTGGGACTGATCCTGGGCGCGACAATCGAGAACAATTACCGAAGGGCGATGGCCCTGTCCGATGGAAATGCATGGATATTTTTCCAGCGGCCCATTTCCTGTGTTCTGCTGATCATCGGAATCATTTCTTTATTCTATCCTCTCTTTTTCCCCATCATCAAACGTAAACTGGCGGTGCGAAAGAGCCGCAGGAGTAATGTGTAA
- a CDS encoding HIT family protein translates to MDTKAVDQCIWCDRDEALEKVVREIASFPTGTLYLHRDQTHRGRCIFAYKEHLRKITELSREQYMALMGDIHTSVSAITKALSPDKVNILILGDSSEHMHIHLCPKYRDGKQWGVPFVVDEAKPLLLDDAALHILVDRMKEYI, encoded by the coding sequence ATGGATACGAAAGCTGTGGATCAATGCATCTGGTGTGACAGGGACGAGGCTCTGGAGAAAGTTGTCAGGGAGATCGCAAGTTTTCCGACGGGAACGCTCTATCTGCATCGTGACCAAACACACCGCGGAAGGTGCATCTTCGCTTACAAGGAACACCTACGGAAAATAACGGAGCTTTCACGTGAACAGTACATGGCGTTGATGGGAGATATTCATACTTCCGTTTCTGCCATCACCAAGGCCTTGAGCCCGGATAAAGTGAACATTCTCATTCTTGGGGACAGCTCCGAACACATGCACATTCACCTTTGCCCGAAATATCGGGATGGGAAGCAATGGGGTGTTCCCTTTGTCGTGGATGAGGCAAAACCGTTGCTGCTTGACGATGCAGCTCTACACATACTTGTCGATCGAATGAAGGAGTATATCTAA
- a CDS encoding phosphoglycerate dehydrogenase produces MGKILITASHYAQLCAPAKEMLEKARHTVVLNKSDMPYYSFEQLRPLVADIDAAIIGMDRWDEEIFALAPRLKAIARFGVGIDNIDLSAARQRGIKVTNALGMNANAVAELAVGYIFDMVRNTIRLNADLSKGVWSRAVGHDLKGKTVGLLGFGDIARRVAKKLSGFEVRILACDLFPNREAAAALGVTLVDEKTLLAESDIVSIHIPSTRETRHYMNRDTFAQMRKGAYFINTARGALVDSEALCDSIEAGHLGGAALDVFETEPLPKESRLIAMDKIICTPHTGAETFETYTAVSLCTAQAVIDVLNGKEPQNWVNT; encoded by the coding sequence ATGGGGAAAATACTGATAACGGCATCTCACTATGCGCAATTGTGTGCACCTGCAAAGGAGATGCTTGAAAAAGCGAGACATACGGTTGTTCTCAATAAGAGTGACATGCCCTATTATTCTTTCGAGCAGCTACGACCTTTGGTGGCGGATATTGATGCTGCGATTATCGGAATGGATCGATGGGATGAGGAAATTTTTGCTCTTGCTCCGAGGCTCAAGGCTATAGCCCGCTTTGGTGTCGGAATCGATAATATCGATCTGAGCGCAGCCCGGCAGCGAGGCATCAAGGTAACCAACGCTCTCGGCATGAACGCCAATGCAGTGGCGGAGCTTGCCGTTGGGTACATATTTGACATGGTAAGGAATACCATTCGCCTCAATGCTGATCTCAGCAAGGGGGTTTGGAGTCGGGCAGTGGGACACGATCTCAAGGGGAAAACCGTTGGCTTGCTTGGTTTTGGGGATATTGCCCGCCGTGTCGCAAAAAAATTGTCGGGATTTGAGGTGAGGATTCTTGCGTGCGATCTGTTTCCGAACAGGGAGGCGGCAGCGGCGCTGGGCGTTACCCTTGTGGATGAAAAGACCCTTCTTGCGGAAAGCGACATTGTCAGTATCCATATTCCCAGTACCAGGGAGACCCGCCATTATATGAATAGGGATACGTTTGCCCAGATGCGAAAGGGGGCCTATTTCATCAATACCGCGCGAGGTGCTTTGGTCGATAGCGAAGCATTGTGCGATTCCATTGAGGCCGGGCACCTCGGTGGGGCTGCTCTTGATGTTTTTGAGACGGAGCCCCTGCCGAAGGAGAGCCGGCTTATTGCCATGGATAAGATTATTTGTACGCCCCATACAGGGGCCGAAACCTTTGAGACCTACACCGCGGTAAGTCTCTGTACGGCACAAGCCGTCATCGATGTTCTGAATGGAAAAGAACCTCAAAACTGGGTAAATACATGA
- a CDS encoding LacI family DNA-binding transcriptional regulator has protein sequence MFLVTLKDVAARAGVSIATASRVINGNQNVTEASRERVLKAIQDLGYYSNEVARGLRQEYLKIIAVTLPTIANLFFAEMLQGIDDVTTIAGYSILFNDTTKNDEVERQCLRNIRSMGIAGSIVFHLDVMDNMLIQLCDANFPCLIIGDTVQETVGKVSFVQYDVKALAQSAFLHLAQFQPNDIWFFSSLFNGNIYLDEALIAQCPAKLHLMLTTDDPKDAERMCRKYDIHGQGHAFVSVNDFQALGILNYLRNRGEPMHLVSFGNTSLAQNLSPQITSVAPSGYQIGVAVAKMILAEIEGQAVDESLSTLLTPVLIPRET, from the coding sequence ATGTTTTTGGTTACACTCAAAGATGTTGCGGCGCGCGCTGGAGTAAGCATTGCAACGGCATCGCGAGTGATCAACGGAAATCAAAACGTTACGGAAGCTTCCCGTGAGCGTGTTCTGAAAGCTATTCAGGATTTGGGGTACTACTCAAATGAGGTTGCCAGAGGATTACGGCAGGAGTACCTGAAAATCATCGCCGTTACCCTTCCTACCATCGCTAACCTTTTTTTTGCCGAAATGCTCCAAGGCATTGATGATGTAACCACCATTGCAGGCTATAGTATCCTCTTTAACGATACGACGAAAAATGACGAGGTGGAACGACAATGCCTGAGGAATATCAGGAGTATGGGTATTGCCGGCAGCATTGTTTTTCATCTTGATGTTATGGACAACATGTTGATACAACTTTGTGATGCCAATTTTCCGTGTCTGATCATTGGGGACACGGTGCAGGAGACGGTCGGAAAGGTTTCCTTTGTCCAATACGATGTGAAGGCCTTGGCCCAGTCGGCTTTCTTGCATCTCGCTCAATTTCAGCCGAACGATATCTGGTTTTTTTCCTCGCTGTTTAACGGAAACATCTACCTGGATGAGGCTTTAATTGCCCAATGCCCTGCAAAGCTTCATTTGATGCTGACTACCGACGATCCCAAGGATGCAGAGCGGATGTGTCGAAAATATGATATACACGGGCAGGGACACGCATTTGTATCTGTCAACGATTTTCAGGCTTTGGGTATCCTGAACTATCTGAGAAATCGGGGCGAGCCGATGCATCTTGTCAGTTTCGGTAATACCTCTCTTGCCCAGAATTTATCACCCCAGATAACCTCCGTTGCTCCTTCCGGATATCAGATCGGCGTTGCCGTGGCAAAGATGATTCTTGCGGAAATAGAGGGGCAGGCCGTCGATGAATCGTTATCCACATTACTTACCCCGGTTCTGATCCCCCGGGAGACCTAA
- a CDS encoding PfkB family carbohydrate kinase, with protein MKAEALFFGVLNIDMVLEAGRHVIGNKIMGERVSTHAGGYGCTQSFGCSRCGIPSAVMGKIGDDAFGRDIIETVREEGVDYSLVQVVANEKTGLSTIIVRADEPNMYLDFLGANFTLNSQYIASCEEQIKQCGFIGAHLGVATVQPSLTLLELAERHRIPTAINFSTVDIPENVFSTKPDFLILSCNTASLLCGFPVDNLKGARIATTLLLSQVKQAIVFQMENLGTIVATSHSWDIIDPCPERKIIDPSGMSDFFTGVFIAQMIKGHGLLDSAAKAHDAAMTCAQRIGVYESLPTKEELL; from the coding sequence ATGAAGGCCGAAGCCCTTTTCTTTGGTGTACTTAATATCGATATGGTCCTGGAGGCTGGTAGGCACGTCATTGGGAACAAGATTATGGGGGAACGAGTGTCGACCCATGCCGGTGGCTATGGGTGCACCCAAAGCTTTGGTTGTTCCCGGTGCGGTATACCTTCCGCCGTGATGGGAAAAATCGGGGATGATGCCTTCGGCCGCGACATCATCGAAACCGTCCGGGAAGAAGGGGTCGATTACAGCTTGGTTCAAGTGGTAGCCAACGAAAAAACAGGACTGTCCACTATCATCGTCCGTGCCGATGAGCCCAATATGTATTTGGACTTTCTCGGTGCCAACTTTACTTTAAATAGCCAGTATATTGCAAGTTGTGAAGAGCAGATTAAGCAGTGTGGTTTTATAGGAGCCCATCTCGGAGTGGCTACCGTACAGCCTTCCCTTACGCTTTTGGAATTGGCCGAACGTCATCGTATTCCCACGGCAATCAATTTTTCCACGGTCGACATTCCCGAAAACGTGTTTTCAACAAAACCCGATTTCTTAATTTTGTCTTGTAACACGGCAAGCCTTTTGTGCGGATTCCCGGTGGATAATCTGAAAGGGGCAAGGATTGCGACGACCCTCCTCCTTTCTCAGGTAAAACAGGCGATTGTCTTTCAGATGGAAAATCTTGGAACGATCGTGGCTACCAGCCATTCCTGGGATATTATCGACCCTTGTCCCGAGCGAAAGATTATTGACCCGTCGGGTATGTCTGATTTCTTTACAGGAGTCTTTATTGCCCAAATGATCAAGGGGCACGGACTTTTGGATAGTGCAGCTAAGGCTCATGATGCCGCCATGACCTGTGCTCAGCGCATCGGCGTCTATGAATCATTGCCGACCAAAGAGGAATTGCTGTGA